One Leptolyngbya ohadii IS1 genomic window carries:
- a CDS encoding ABC transporter permease: protein MTLHSIELTLKAGQRDRRYWRDLWRYRELFYFLAWRDLLVRYKQTAIGIAWAVIRPFVTMIVFSVVFGYLAKLPSNGVPYPILVFSAILPWQLFANALSECSQSLISNANLISKVYFPRLIVPASAIIVSLVDFFMAGMILLALMAWYSFLPSWHIVTLPCFVLLALLTSTGAGLWLATLSVKYRDFRVVVPFIIQFGLYISPVGFSSIIVPAEWRWLYSLNPMVSVIDGFRWAILGQSTELYLPGFFLSSLLAVLVFVSGVHFFRRYERTFADVI, encoded by the coding sequence ATGACTCTTCATTCGATTGAACTGACCCTGAAAGCCGGACAGCGCGATCGTCGATACTGGCGCGATCTGTGGCGGTACCGCGAACTGTTTTATTTTCTGGCATGGCGCGATCTGCTGGTGCGCTACAAACAAACGGCGATCGGCATTGCCTGGGCGGTGATTCGTCCTTTTGTCACGATGATTGTGTTCAGCGTTGTCTTTGGCTATCTGGCAAAGCTGCCCTCGAACGGTGTTCCCTACCCAATTCTGGTGTTTTCGGCGATTCTGCCCTGGCAACTCTTCGCCAATGCCTTGTCGGAGTGCAGCCAAAGTCTGATTAGCAACGCTAATCTCATTTCCAAAGTGTATTTTCCCCGGCTGATTGTGCCTGCGAGCGCCATCATCGTCAGCCTAGTGGATTTCTTCATGGCAGGGATGATTTTGCTGGCGTTAATGGCGTGGTATAGCTTTCTCCCCAGCTGGCACATTGTAACGCTGCCCTGTTTTGTGCTGCTGGCACTGCTAACTTCAACGGGTGCTGGACTGTGGCTTGCAACCCTCAGCGTCAAATATCGAGACTTTCGGGTGGTGGTGCCGTTTATTATCCAGTTCGGACTGTATATCTCGCCCGTGGGTTTTAGCAGCATCATTGTCCCCGCCGAGTGGCGCTGGCTCTATTCGCTGAATCCGATGGTGAGCGTGATTGACGGATTTCGCTGGGCAATTTTGGGTCAGTCAACAGAACTCTATCTGCCTGGATTTTTCCTCTCCAGTTTGCTGGCAGTGCTGGTGTTTGTCAGCGGGGTTCACTTCTTTCGGCGGTATGAACGCACCTTTGCAGATGTAATCTGA
- a CDS encoding glycosyltransferase family 2 protein produces the protein MPPLTSILIPCHNAEPWLTETLESALCQTWQHTEIILVDDGSTDRSLTIARSYESSRLKVITQPNQGASAARNRALQEAQGEFIQYLDADDLLASDKIEHQIKLLQSCDSNCIASGAWARFYRHYFEAVFQPQPLWQDFLPVDWLICAWKGNGMMHPAAWLIPRSIADRVGLWDESLSLNDDGEYFCRVVLASQEIKFCADSRVYYRSGIQGSLSGSTSGAAWKSLWRSMQLDRIHLLAQEDSLRTRRACADRFQRLIYDIYPNLPDLQQDIEAEIQALGGTNLSPVGSSLFQSAAAVLGWKFAKRLQMLTRKFAYS, from the coding sequence ATGCCACCCCTCACCTCCATCCTCATCCCCTGTCACAACGCTGAACCCTGGCTCACAGAAACCCTCGAATCCGCCCTCTGCCAAACCTGGCAGCATACAGAAATTATCCTGGTGGACGATGGCTCAACCGATCGCAGTCTGACGATCGCCCGCTCCTATGAGTCTTCAAGGCTGAAAGTAATTACCCAACCCAATCAGGGAGCCAGTGCCGCCCGTAACCGTGCCCTCCAGGAAGCCCAGGGGGAGTTTATTCAATACCTGGATGCGGATGATTTGCTTGCGTCCGACAAAATTGAGCACCAAATTAAGCTGCTGCAATCCTGCGATTCAAACTGTATTGCATCCGGGGCATGGGCGCGATTCTATCGCCATTATTTTGAAGCGGTGTTTCAACCTCAACCGCTCTGGCAGGATTTTTTACCCGTTGATTGGCTGATCTGTGCCTGGAAAGGTAACGGGATGATGCACCCGGCAGCCTGGCTAATTCCGCGATCGATCGCCGACCGTGTCGGACTGTGGGATGAGTCGCTGTCGCTCAACGATGACGGGGAATACTTTTGTCGCGTTGTGCTGGCAAGCCAGGAAATCAAGTTTTGTGCAGACTCGCGGGTTTACTATCGATCGGGCATTCAGGGCAGTTTGAGTGGCTCGACATCGGGGGCTGCGTGGAAATCTTTGTGGCGATCGATGCAGCTTGACCGGATTCACCTATTAGCTCAGGAAGATAGCCTCCGTACTCGTCGCGCCTGTGCCGATCGATTCCAGCGACTGATCTATGATATTTACCCGAACTTGCCAGATTTGCAGCAGGACATTGAAGCAGAGATCCAGGCGTTGGGCGGAACAAACTTATCTCCCGTGGGCAGTTCCCTATTTCAAAGTGCAGCGGCAGTTCTGGGCTGGAAATTTGCGAAGCGATTGCAGATGTTAACCAGGAAATTCGCCTATTCATAG
- a CDS encoding ABC transporter ATP-binding protein: protein MTDIVVQVESLSKRYILGQQSQPSTLRSALSEGMQSLQQRLRGRSPRRQSAPAEEFWALQDVSFTVNQGDRVGIIGRNGAGKSTLLKILSRITEPTCGQVRLRGRVASLLEVGTGFHPELTGRENIFLNGAILGMSKAEIQRKFDEIVAFAEVERFLDTPVKRYSSGMYVRLAFAVAAHLEPEILIVDEVLAVGDVQFQKKCLGKMGQVATEGRTVFFVSHNLGAISALCDKAIFLERGQLRSIGATDRLVKMYLSDALQNQEENLSNLRLRGYGEKIQFLDIKLLAEDGIQVFGEPIQYELTLRSAIDMDGLSIGSSFFNQGGTCIGSLLSDEFSVRRNEVLKLRLTVSSLNLAPDSYYAGFSIGFGHKEGTRKDLDIVIGKPAFEIVPKVNSDYHLTNWNSNWGSVAFRDVKLTVHRTEKSLLS, encoded by the coding sequence ATGACAGACATTGTGGTGCAGGTGGAAAGCCTGAGCAAACGGTATATTCTGGGGCAGCAAAGCCAGCCATCCACGCTGCGATCTGCCCTGAGCGAAGGAATGCAGTCCCTCCAGCAGCGGTTAAGGGGTCGATCGCCTCGTCGTCAATCTGCTCCAGCGGAGGAATTCTGGGCATTGCAGGATGTGTCCTTCACGGTGAATCAGGGCGATCGGGTAGGGATCATCGGTCGCAACGGGGCGGGGAAATCAACGCTGCTCAAAATTTTGAGTCGGATTACAGAACCCACCTGCGGACAGGTACGCCTGCGGGGACGGGTTGCCAGCCTCCTGGAAGTGGGGACGGGCTTCCATCCGGAGTTAACTGGGCGGGAAAACATCTTCCTCAACGGCGCGATCCTGGGCATGAGTAAAGCCGAGATTCAGCGCAAGTTTGACGAAATTGTTGCCTTTGCCGAAGTCGAACGGTTTCTGGATACGCCCGTTAAGCGCTATTCCTCCGGGATGTACGTGCGGTTAGCCTTTGCCGTTGCTGCCCACCTGGAACCAGAAATCCTGATTGTGGATGAAGTGCTGGCAGTGGGAGACGTTCAGTTTCAGAAAAAATGCCTGGGCAAAATGGGGCAGGTTGCCACGGAAGGGCGAACGGTTTTCTTTGTCAGCCATAACCTCGGCGCGATTAGCGCCCTCTGCGACAAGGCAATCTTTCTAGAACGAGGTCAACTGCGATCGATCGGGGCAACGGATCGGCTGGTCAAGATGTACCTGTCGGACGCTTTGCAAAACCAGGAAGAGAATCTGAGCAATCTGAGGCTGCGGGGATATGGCGAGAAGATTCAGTTTCTCGATATCAAACTGCTGGCGGAGGATGGTATTCAGGTATTTGGCGAACCGATCCAGTATGAACTGACGCTGCGATCGGCGATCGACATGGACGGCTTGAGTATTGGCTCCAGCTTTTTTAATCAGGGTGGAACCTGCATCGGCTCGCTGCTGTCGGACGAATTCTCGGTGAGACGGAACGAAGTTCTCAAATTGCGCTTAACGGTTTCGAGTTTAAATCTGGCACCGGATTCCTACTACGCGGGATTTAGTATTGGATTTGGACACAAAGAGGGCACTCGAAAGGATCTAGACATTGTGATTGGCAAGCCTGCCTTTGAAATCGTGCCCAAGGTGAACAGCGATTATCACCTGACGAACTGGAATTCCAACTGGGGTAGTGTTGCGTTCCGAGATGTGAAATTAACCGTTCATAGAACGGAGAAAAGTTTGTTGAGCTAA
- a CDS encoding SLBB domain-containing protein, whose amino-acid sequence MTVLITLSLLLGHTRVAVGETLPGTIAEPIVEPTPETIAPASGINSQSRTEVMQAEPYRFTAGDRIAVTIANIPEYSAQYQIQVDGTVNFSGLGAVSIWGLTVEEAADLLTTRYVETEILRDPTITVSLLTVSPLRIAITGEVNRPGSYSLNAADGKLPTLTQAIQEAGGITYQADLRQITMIRARRSGVDETFQINLWELLQSGDLRQDITLRDGDSIILTAAPMNPSEAGLIGAATVSPASIQVGVLGETRQTGVVQVPPNTPLNQVLLTAGGFNSRARRSSVELVRLNRDGTVTRRRIAIDLSDSINEATNPVLQNRDVVLVGRNFIATLSDNLSTILGPVNQLFSVFTLFGNLFPADSDSRSNIIIPAGGATSTAVPGNTSGNTSGNTPAATPSTPDAP is encoded by the coding sequence ATGACAGTGCTGATCACGCTTTCCTTGCTTCTGGGTCATACCCGTGTAGCCGTCGGTGAAACCCTTCCAGGGACGATTGCAGAACCGATTGTAGAACCAACCCCAGAAACAATTGCCCCTGCCAGCGGCATAAATTCCCAATCCAGAACGGAAGTCATGCAGGCAGAACCCTATCGGTTTACGGCAGGCGATCGAATTGCGGTCACGATCGCCAATATTCCAGAGTATAGTGCCCAGTATCAGATTCAGGTAGACGGCACGGTGAACTTCTCTGGACTGGGAGCCGTTTCCATTTGGGGTTTAACCGTCGAAGAAGCGGCAGACCTGCTAACAACCCGCTATGTTGAAACCGAAATCCTGCGTGACCCCACCATCACCGTCAGTTTGCTCACCGTCAGTCCGCTTCGGATTGCCATTACTGGAGAAGTGAACCGTCCCGGCTCCTATAGCCTCAACGCTGCTGATGGCAAATTGCCCACCCTCACCCAGGCAATTCAGGAGGCAGGAGGCATTACCTACCAGGCAGATCTGCGGCAGATCACGATGATTCGAGCAAGGCGATCGGGCGTTGATGAAACCTTTCAAATTAACCTCTGGGAACTGCTCCAGTCCGGTGATTTACGTCAGGACATTACCCTGCGCGACGGAGACAGCATTATTCTGACCGCCGCTCCCATGAACCCCAGCGAAGCCGGACTGATCGGGGCAGCCACCGTTTCCCCTGCCTCCATCCAGGTGGGTGTGCTGGGAGAAACCCGCCAGACAGGAGTGGTGCAGGTGCCGCCCAATACTCCCCTGAATCAGGTGCTTCTGACAGCAGGCGGATTTAACAGCCGGGCACGCAGAAGCTCAGTAGAACTGGTTCGCCTGAACCGCGATGGCACTGTAACGCGTCGCCGAATTGCGATCGACCTATCGGATAGCATCAACGAAGCAACCAATCCTGTGCTGCAAAATCGGGATGTGGTGCTGGTCGGACGAAACTTTATTGCCACCCTCTCCGACAATCTGAGTACCATTCTGGGTCCGGTGAATCAACTCTTTTCAGTGTTTACTCTGTTTGGAAACCTGTTTCCCGCTGATTCAGATAGCCGTTCCAACATCATCATTCCCGCTGGCGGCGCAACTTCTACGGCAGTACCCGGAAATACATCTGGCAATACATCTGGTAATACACCTGCTGCGACCCCTTCTACTCCTGACGCCCCCTAA
- a CDS encoding GumC family protein translates to MEIPASPKHTDKQSNGLSIVRSTAIEPAAQSPPAEEGFNIAQILGMLRRKAPIVIAVAIAASAFSGFQASRKTPMFQSSFALLVEPVTQRKQLSQLTDGTSETTKELDYSTQIEVMLSPKTLEPMIKEINDRYPDVSFGMLSSRLGVNRLGETKIIEVSYSGTDPAKVKFILEKLSQGYLKHSLDEQKITLRQGIRFVDEQLPGLKKRVNDLQQQIQTLRQQYNFVDPDAYAQQMTVQLGSVAQQRQTIQAEMATLRARYAALQQQIGATAALNNAEFYQDFLQQFQALDRQIAIESARFGDKSPTIRMLQQQQENLAPLLQNEATRALGNQAASLLNEMQVLQMRDRTIAQAEQQISQQFKRTPALSREFSDLQRELKSATESLQRFTDTRESLEIQAAQNEVPWQLITPPTEPTSQVASNVYKSLITGAVMGFTLGAALAFLLEKVESAFFTVADLKRKTKLPILGVIPFHADLEYAGSEAHIVDLRHLNPEGTRSVYRDTEEIKNRLKLLLQAASVQEVVESKAPFLPKQQIDLEVQATYGFLEAFRALYAAIEGLGKEQPIRSIVISSALPVEGRTTIAVHLAQAAAALGKRVLLVDVHLRGGSVQIHNLLNIRRNAGLSQFLREEAPLEQIIQRLDWEAGLFFVGAGEVPPDPTRLLASKQMKEFMHRVHKTFDLVIYDTLPLMGLADVTLIAPETDGVVMVTGFGKWGGGTAFVQTVERLESAQIRVLGVVANGVKNYSVDLYAR, encoded by the coding sequence ATGGAAATCCCCGCAAGCCCCAAACACACTGATAAACAATCCAATGGTCTGTCGATTGTTCGATCGACCGCGATCGAGCCAGCAGCACAATCTCCCCCAGCAGAGGAAGGATTCAACATTGCCCAAATTCTGGGAATGCTGCGGCGGAAAGCCCCAATTGTGATTGCAGTCGCGATCGCAGCCAGTGCCTTTTCGGGATTTCAGGCATCTCGAAAGACCCCCATGTTTCAAAGCAGCTTTGCGCTACTGGTGGAACCCGTGACCCAGAGAAAACAGCTTTCTCAACTCACGGATGGAACGAGCGAAACCACGAAAGAGCTGGATTACTCCACGCAAATCGAAGTGATGCTCAGTCCCAAGACATTGGAGCCGATGATCAAAGAAATCAACGATCGCTATCCTGATGTCAGCTTTGGGATGCTCAGCAGCAGACTGGGCGTGAATCGATTAGGGGAAACTAAAATTATTGAAGTCAGCTACTCTGGCACCGATCCGGCAAAGGTGAAATTTATTCTGGAGAAACTGTCTCAGGGATATCTAAAACACAGCTTAGACGAACAAAAAATAACGCTGCGCCAGGGGATTCGGTTTGTGGATGAGCAGCTTCCCGGACTCAAAAAACGGGTCAATGATTTACAGCAGCAGATTCAAACATTGCGGCAGCAGTACAACTTTGTCGATCCAGACGCTTACGCACAGCAAATGACCGTACAGCTCGGATCAGTGGCGCAGCAGCGGCAAACTATTCAGGCAGAAATGGCAACCCTGCGGGCAAGATACGCGGCTCTCCAGCAGCAAATTGGCGCAACCGCTGCCCTTAACAACGCCGAATTTTATCAGGATTTTTTGCAGCAGTTTCAGGCACTCGATCGACAAATTGCGATAGAATCCGCCCGGTTTGGCGATAAAAGTCCCACAATTCGGATGTTGCAGCAGCAGCAGGAAAATCTTGCACCGCTTCTACAGAATGAGGCGACTCGTGCATTAGGCAACCAGGCAGCCAGCCTGCTGAATGAAATGCAGGTACTTCAGATGCGAGATCGCACGATCGCCCAGGCAGAGCAGCAGATCAGCCAGCAGTTTAAGCGCACGCCCGCACTCTCCCGCGAATTTAGCGATCTTCAGCGAGAACTCAAATCCGCCACAGAAAGTCTGCAACGCTTCACCGACACCCGCGAATCTCTGGAAATCCAGGCGGCACAAAATGAAGTGCCCTGGCAGCTAATTACCCCCCCGACAGAGCCAACCAGCCAGGTTGCAAGCAATGTGTACAAGAGTTTGATTACAGGTGCAGTTATGGGGTTTACGCTGGGTGCTGCACTGGCATTTCTGCTGGAAAAAGTAGAGAGCGCTTTCTTTACCGTTGCAGATTTGAAAAGAAAAACAAAGCTCCCCATTCTTGGCGTGATTCCTTTCCATGCTGATTTGGAATACGCTGGCTCGGAAGCCCATATTGTGGATTTACGACATCTTAACCCTGAGGGGACGCGATCGGTTTACAGAGATACGGAAGAGATTAAGAATCGGCTGAAATTGCTGCTTCAGGCTGCCTCTGTTCAGGAAGTGGTGGAATCAAAAGCGCCATTCCTGCCTAAACAGCAAATCGACCTGGAAGTACAGGCGACCTACGGGTTTCTGGAAGCTTTTCGAGCGCTCTACGCCGCAATTGAAGGACTGGGCAAAGAACAGCCCATTCGATCGATCGTCATCAGTTCTGCCTTACCTGTCGAGGGAAGAACGACCATTGCGGTACATCTGGCTCAGGCGGCAGCAGCATTAGGAAAACGGGTACTGCTGGTAGATGTTCATTTGCGAGGCGGCAGCGTTCAGATCCACAATCTGCTAAACATTCGTCGAAACGCCGGATTGAGCCAGTTCCTCCGCGAAGAAGCCCCTCTAGAACAGATTATTCAGCGATTAGACTGGGAAGCGGGTCTGTTTTTTGTGGGGGCTGGGGAAGTGCCGCCCGATCCCACTCGCCTGCTGGCATCCAAGCAGATGAAAGAGTTTATGCACCGAGTCCATAAAACCTTCGATCTGGTGATTTACGACACGCTGCCGCTCATGGGCTTAGCCGATGTTACTCTGATCGCGCCGGAAACCGATGGAGTTGTGATGGTCACGGGCTTTGGCAAGTGGGGCGGGGGAACTGCCTTTGTGCAAACGGTAGAACGGCTAGAGAGTGCCCAGATTCGAGTGCTGGGCGTTGTTGCCAATGGGGTGAAAAATTATTCAGTCGATCTGTATGCGCGGTAG
- the hpsJ-A gene encoding HpsJ-like protein, cyanoexosortase A-associated codes for MTLSPDYSSASESQPIGNEGNTNVGTNAATNTVIQTDTLMGANADVQAEENKTASGNLQRQKTMMLSRRTGYALLLLCFIDLLYILVPPELLNPVWEYQTIGDLVKLVPVPLLSLMLIFYGDTALRSKPERFALKILSWLTLFVGIVFLLLVPLTISDAVRIHQFNNNQINNQVSQQRLQLDATRKQLEKASPEALRNLVPLPDQNGNLPDIPNSPEQAKTQLLNNVNRAKEEAEQQANQARANLRQNLVKNTAKLVVGLLITGCFFIYVWRMTVWTRRKESYLYESPRQSSLTALPKLFGFGSRSRRRL; via the coding sequence ATGACTCTCTCTCCAGATTATTCGTCGGCTTCTGAATCTCAGCCGATCGGCAATGAAGGCAATACAAATGTCGGTACAAATGCGGCTACAAATACAGTTATTCAGACGGATACCCTGATGGGTGCCAATGCAGATGTACAAGCAGAAGAAAATAAAACTGCATCGGGTAATTTGCAGCGACAAAAAACCATGATGCTATCTCGACGCACAGGTTATGCGCTCCTGCTGCTCTGTTTTATTGACCTGCTGTATATTCTGGTTCCACCGGAACTCCTGAATCCGGTATGGGAGTATCAAACGATCGGGGATCTGGTCAAACTAGTGCCTGTACCGCTGCTGTCGCTGATGCTGATCTTCTATGGTGATACCGCGCTTCGCAGTAAGCCGGAACGATTTGCCCTCAAGATTTTGTCCTGGCTGACTCTATTCGTTGGAATTGTGTTTCTGCTGCTGGTTCCGCTTACGATTAGCGATGCAGTTCGGATTCATCAATTCAACAACAATCAAATTAATAATCAGGTGAGTCAACAGCGGCTCCAGCTCGATGCAACGCGCAAACAGTTGGAAAAAGCGTCACCGGAAGCATTACGTAATCTGGTTCCCCTGCCTGACCAAAACGGCAATCTACCCGATATTCCAAACAGCCCTGAGCAAGCAAAGACTCAGCTCCTCAACAACGTGAATCGGGCAAAGGAAGAGGCAGAACAGCAGGCAAACCAGGCACGGGCAAATCTACGGCAAAACCTGGTGAAGAACACAGCCAAGCTGGTCGTAGGGCTGCTAATTACAGGCTGCTTCTTCATCTATGTTTGGAGGATGACCGTCTGGACCCGCCGCAAGGAATCCTACCTATATGAGTCGCCACGTCAATCCTCGCTGACTGCGCTGCCAAAATTGTTTGGGTTCGGTTCTCGATCGCGCCGTCGGCTTTAA
- a CDS encoding YdcF family protein, which translates to MAFLQRAAQSRPRPSVIPGWKSSRIICGIVLTIAVSYIPARLAIAKWQSPQPQAILTLGGRPAREAYTADFARHHPELKIWVSSGLSPANSHRLFHKAGIATDRIYLDYRASDTVTNFTTLVKDLDRQNIHHIYLITSDYHMTRAQAIATVVLGSHGIAFTPIVIPSDRPPEDQLRTIRDIIRSLIWLTTGYTGANLKP; encoded by the coding sequence ATGGCGTTCTTGCAGCGTGCAGCCCAATCCCGACCCCGACCCAGTGTCATTCCAGGCTGGAAATCCTCCAGGATAATCTGCGGCATAGTTCTAACGATTGCCGTCAGCTATATTCCCGCTCGTCTTGCGATCGCCAAATGGCAGTCTCCTCAACCTCAAGCAATTCTCACCCTGGGCGGTCGTCCCGCCAGAGAAGCCTACACCGCCGACTTTGCTCGACACCATCCTGAACTAAAAATCTGGGTTTCCTCCGGTCTATCGCCCGCTAATTCCCATCGTCTCTTTCACAAAGCAGGCATCGCCACCGATCGTATTTATCTGGACTATCGCGCCTCCGACACCGTAACCAACTTCACCACCCTGGTTAAGGATCTGGATCGCCAGAACATCCATCACATCTACCTGATCACCTCCGACTACCACATGACCAGGGCACAGGCGATCGCCACCGTCGTTCTCGGCAGTCACGGCATTGCCTTCACCCCGATCGTCATCCCCTCCGATCGCCCCCCCGAAGACCAACTCCGCACCATCCGCGACATCATCCGCTCCCTCATCTGGCTCACCACAGGCTATACCGGAGCCAACCTCAAACCCTAA
- a CDS encoding glycosyltransferase family 2 protein, whose product MPKVSVIIPNYNHARFLSQRILSILNQTYQDFEIIYLDDASTDNSNEVFARFADAPQVSATICNSVNSGSPFKQWHKGIQQATGEYVWIAESDDYAAPNFLETLVPLLDRSPQVGLAYGQSYQVDEQNRPFATMHWWTDDLSNDRWRKDFVNRGIDECSNFLLFKNTIPNASGVLIRRSALEQIPIGDTALSLCGDWLTWIRLLLHWDIAFSHQLLNYFRHHTTSVRKKTSEAVFLRERMHIFAFVNQQLSLSPTVSERAKETLIRDWLHLMFRTPETIDFSLGWSLYQAARACDPLVEGRVLKQISRSAMRRLAQKLQLSGA is encoded by the coding sequence GTGCCTAAAGTCAGCGTTATTATTCCCAACTACAACCATGCGCGATTTCTATCGCAGCGCATTCTCAGCATTCTCAACCAGACCTATCAAGATTTTGAGATAATCTATCTTGATGATGCCTCTACGGATAACAGCAATGAAGTCTTTGCCCGGTTCGCAGATGCACCTCAAGTCAGCGCAACCATCTGTAATTCAGTAAACAGCGGTTCTCCCTTCAAGCAGTGGCATAAAGGCATTCAGCAGGCGACAGGAGAATACGTCTGGATCGCGGAATCGGATGACTACGCCGCGCCCAATTTTCTAGAAACCCTGGTGCCCCTGCTGGATCGATCGCCGCAGGTGGGATTAGCGTACGGTCAGTCCTATCAGGTGGATGAGCAAAACCGCCCCTTTGCCACAATGCACTGGTGGACAGATGACCTCAGCAACGATCGCTGGCGCAAGGATTTCGTCAACCGGGGGATTGATGAGTGCAGCAATTTCCTGCTGTTCAAAAATACGATTCCTAATGCAAGCGGGGTGTTAATCCGGCGATCGGCTCTGGAACAAATTCCCATCGGTGATACGGCGCTGTCTCTCTGTGGAGATTGGCTGACCTGGATTCGGCTCCTGCTCCACTGGGATATTGCCTTTAGCCATCAACTGCTGAACTACTTTCGCCATCACACCACCTCTGTCCGCAAGAAAACCTCTGAGGCAGTTTTTTTACGCGAACGGATGCACATTTTCGCTTTTGTGAATCAGCAGCTTTCCCTGTCGCCTACCGTCTCAGAGCGGGCAAAGGAAACTCTGATTCGAGACTGGCTACACCTGATGTTTAGGACACCAGAGACGATCGATTTTTCTTTGGGATGGTCTCTCTATCAGGCGGCAAGGGCGTGCGATCCGCTGGTGGAAGGACGGGTTTTGAAGCAGATTAGCCGATCGGCTATGAGAAGGCTGGCACAAAAACTGCAATTATCCGGTGCGTAG
- a CDS encoding class I SAM-dependent methyltransferase, translated as MNNAETILRDLQQDYESKHFDGYFQAERHEMLKYIPPDAKTILDVGCAGGSFGQLLKQERTVEVWGIEPSAAAAHAANDRLDRVMCDIFSSHLDLPKRYFDCIIFNDVLEHLVDPDAALNLCHDLLSDRGVIVASIPNVRYFDNIWNLLILKKWEYTDWGILDRTHLRFFTYRSIEQTFAKAGYAIDRLEGINPLETMHPHHLRRFNLLNWLSSKRVGDMRYLQFAVIARSKVIRSEISHKVTRPEITRSEITDSTVSYLAASGSDRA; from the coding sequence ATGAACAACGCTGAAACGATTCTCAGAGATTTACAGCAGGATTACGAGTCAAAACATTTCGACGGCTATTTTCAGGCAGAGCGGCATGAGATGCTGAAGTACATCCCCCCGGACGCGAAAACGATTCTAGATGTGGGCTGTGCGGGCGGGAGTTTTGGTCAGTTGCTCAAGCAGGAACGAACCGTTGAAGTTTGGGGAATTGAACCATCAGCAGCGGCAGCTCACGCAGCAAACGATCGCCTCGATCGCGTGATGTGCGATATCTTCTCCAGTCATTTAGATTTGCCCAAACGATATTTCGACTGCATTATTTTTAATGATGTATTGGAACATCTTGTCGATCCCGATGCTGCCCTAAATTTATGTCATGACCTGTTGAGCGATCGGGGTGTGATTGTTGCTTCAATTCCCAACGTGCGCTACTTCGATAATATTTGGAATTTGCTGATTCTGAAAAAATGGGAATACACAGACTGGGGAATTCTCGACAGAACGCATCTGCGGTTTTTTACCTATCGCAGCATTGAACAAACCTTCGCGAAGGCGGGTTATGCGATCGATCGATTAGAGGGAATTAATCCCTTAGAAACAATGCACCCTCATCATTTACGACGGTTTAACCTGCTGAATTGGCTGTCTTCCAAACGGGTAGGAGATATGCGCTATTTGCAGTTTGCCGTGATTGCGCGTTCAAAAGTGATCCGTTCAGAAATTTCCCATAAAGTTACTCGTCCAGAAATTACTCGTTCAGAAATTACTGATTCAACCGTTTCGTATTTAGCTGCATCCGGGAGCGATCGTGCCTAA
- a CDS encoding archaeosortase/exosortase family protein, protein MNNLLHKFTVIPRCDRLIGFKGIGVGFALLHLVLTWRLLHRTDQVVVNALFWIAILGLLFHQRYNQHSSQHSSQHSSFKSDRIPQSMSRFIGRSLLGLLVVGSFAINPLAAWFVRLFPAVTLLSLGLIASGVRLRQYWRSGLLLLPLMLPKGIVEAAAEQTIGKPVQVLTAQVAAFGLHYLGFDAVQKSSVISLNQGAVDVLFRCTGIPLFFLLIQLAALFLIVFSIPRRQQVQIIGIAATIAFLLSTFRVALLAVLVQNRVSFNYWHDGSGAQIFSTGAIVLFGWVCQQFLPRIQID, encoded by the coding sequence GTGAACAACCTGCTGCACAAATTCACTGTTATCCCACGCTGCGATCGCCTAATTGGCTTTAAGGGAATCGGCGTGGGATTTGCCTTGCTTCATCTGGTTCTGACCTGGCGACTGCTGCACCGCACCGATCAGGTTGTGGTGAATGCACTCTTTTGGATAGCGATTTTAGGGTTGCTGTTTCATCAGCGTTATAACCAGCATTCCAGCCAGCATTCCAGCCAGCATTCCAGTTTTAAAAGCGATCGGATTCCTCAATCGATGAGTCGTTTTATTGGACGATCACTGCTGGGATTGCTCGTGGTCGGCAGTTTTGCGATCAATCCGTTAGCAGCCTGGTTTGTGCGCCTGTTTCCGGCAGTGACCCTGCTTAGTTTAGGACTGATTGCCTCTGGGGTTCGGCTCAGGCAATACTGGCGATCGGGACTGCTGCTCCTGCCGTTGATGCTGCCTAAAGGAATCGTGGAAGCGGCGGCTGAACAAACTATTGGCAAGCCCGTTCAAGTCCTGACTGCCCAGGTCGCGGCGTTTGGGCTGCACTATTTGGGATTTGATGCTGTGCAAAAATCCAGCGTGATTAGTCTGAATCAGGGAGCTGTGGATGTGCTGTTTCGCTGTACCGGAATTCCGCTATTTTTTTTGCTGATACAGCTTGCCGCTCTGTTTCTGATTGTTTTTTCCATTCCCAGACGGCAGCAAGTTCAGATTATTGGCATTGCAGCTACGATCGCTTTTTTGCTCAGCACCTTCCGGGTTGCGCTCCTGGCAGTTCTGGTGCAGAACCGCGTTTCCTTTAACTACTGGCATGATGGCAGCGGCGCGCAAATCTTTTCGACGGGGGCGATCGTTCTATTTGGCTGGGTCTGTCAGCAATTTCTACCGCGCATACAGATCGACTGA